Genomic window (Zerene cesonia ecotype Mississippi chromosome 5, Zerene_cesonia_1.1, whole genome shotgun sequence):
TGACCGCATCCCGGAAACGGGCCACTAGGATATTCTCAGTTTTCGGCTCGGGAACTTTGAATTCCTTTTCTGGATTTTTCGTCGGAACGCCTTCATTGATACAGTCCGTTTTGCAAGTCCGCCTGATGACTGTCGGCGTGAAACATACCCTCGGGTTGAGGAAGTCATCGTCCTGTCGCTTCGTGAAGTCCGCTGAACTAGATCTGCGGGTGCTGATTGTTGTGTCTGTTTCTGAGTGCGTCGGGTCTGACACGTGGCTGATTCTGCTGACATTGTCTGAACAGTTCTTACTGTTGCTCGAACAGCTGTTCTCTGGCTCCATGTGGATGTAGTTGAGATGGTCGTTGCAACAGTCAGTCTGGTGGACCGTGTTGTTCGTTGCCGTGGATATGTCATCGTCGTGTTCCGGAATGTCTTCTAGCGCATCTAATTCTTCCTGACTGAAGCCGGCGCTTCTCAGTATCCGCAGGGAGCTCTCGAATTCTTCCAAGGTAGCTCTGTCGATGTTTGCGTAATTGGAAAGGTCGATTTGCGGCTTGTTGGGCGCGGGTGCTACGTTCACGTAGTTCGAATTTTCATTAACGCTATTATCACATGTGCTTTCGATGTTGTTTTGGTTGTCGTCGTTTTTGGTTTCGTTGTGGTTGCAACCGCACGGTTGACCGATCAGACATTTTAGTTTCTTTGGTGTATCGTATAGACTTGCTGCGTCTACGTGGACGTCTGCTGGATGTTCCTGAAATGGTGATAAAAGTAGTTATCGTTATACCAATATAAGCATTATGTTTAATGAGATATGTTTTGTGATTAGTCATTCACAATGAATATCAATatagtttacaataaataaatatagacttATACTTTGGAAATCACATATACAGAGTAAGTTTTGCTCTGAGACAAATGTTCCTGACATATAGTGttgcctttttttatttttaattttgcagTATATTAGTGAACTAACCTGTATTAAAGGCATCGGGGTCTTTGGCACATCATAGTTCTCGTACGGTCCATTGAACGACTTCTTCCTGCAGCAGCACGGCTTCGGCTGCTGCCAGCATTGGCAAGTGTTGCCAGTTTTCACTGGAATAGTTGGTGTGCAGCAAGCCACTGGGCTCGCTCGTTTGGAGTCGAAGCTCTTGTCTAAGAGGCAGCCGCCGCGCGGTACCGAGTACTCAGAAGCGCTGCCACTGGAGCGCGAGTAGATCGACGCTCGATCGGAATCGGAGCGCTTTTCTAGAATATTCTCCATCGTCCACACGGGGGACATTAGTGAGCCGGGTGTGTTCATTGTTGATGATCTGGAAGGGAATAATGAATGGAAGTTTATTGTGAAGCTACATAGATTTTGTACGTGTGAATTATGAATAGAATTAAaggtgtttttgttttttcagtCTATGCCGTCAATGCCAAGTATACGAAATTATACTGCGTGTGTcccaaataaaacataaattattttcttaagttCATACTGAGtcaatgtatgtataaatgtcaagtaaaatttaacaataaacaacagATCACAGAAATCAGACATAACaccttattataaatgtataaataatcgTGGTATTCACACCATATTTACCTCGTCAAATGGCTGATCTTGCCTATACAGCTGGAGCACCTCGGCAGCGACGTGGGCCGGCGGAACTTGTCCTCGCTGTCCAGGCTGGAGTCGAGGTCCGACAGACAGTGCATGGTCTGGCTCGCGGGCGCCGCCCACGCGGGGGAGACGGACCGCATCGACTGGTGGAAGCAGTCGTCCAGACACGAGCTGGTGTCTGAGAAACGCTTTTCTAAGAGTCGGAGGAATTGTTTATCAGTGCTTgttgttgtaattattaataaaaaaatatcttacttgtctattttgtttacaagCTTTAACCGCAGAACGGATTTAGATAAATGGTAGAAAAATTGATGGATGACATGGGCTTTATTTGAACAAAACTAAAGtagacataaataatatacattttacatttaatttttgactTCTGTAACATAACTTCTTTGCTTTTAGAGTACCTTATCAATATCTCTGCTATAACTGattgctttaaataattatttatctagatCGCCCCGGTACAGCCCAGCTTTATTAGcgtgataaatttatatatttaacttgatGGTCGCAGACTCTACAATACAATACGTATTCTACAATAGTCtctatatataatcataatttcaatgaatctTCGAACTGACCTGATCCACTTCTAGATGCAACACTCAGGCGGGACTGCGCCTCGTGGCTGTATGCGTTGAGGAGGTCGGACAGCTCCCGCCCGGCCTCCGCGGCGAACACGAACAGGCCTTCGCCCTTGCCGCAGCGCGAGCCGCCCTCTACGCAGAAACGTTTGTCCACTACGCCGAAACGTCtggaaataatgttattgtgaCTTTTATGTGatggtaattattataattgtggtTAGCTGTCCTTgattcaaatataatgaatattgtacttaagttattttatgtaaataaggaGCTGTGTGACGCGGTTACACgggcattataaatattttctcggcttttacaatatttttctttaaatagctTGTTTCCTTGAAAAATGGACTACCGATCATGATATTTTTAGTACGACACGATACGAGTAGTTCTTAAGATTAAGCGCgtttaacgcaaaaacttctcagttttataatatcatagtgTCCGTGTCATATGAATGTAAATCATCATTTATCGTAAGGTTCAATACCGGTTAAGTCAAGTACTGTTATTGTTTGAACCGGTAAACGTGTCTGTCCATTCTTTGATAATTTCTAAACGATAGATTTtgatatacaaatatagtttaaagCGCTTAATTTGTCTGTTATAAGCTATATAACGTAATACAAGATCAACAAGGCGTCCATAAGCGACCAAAATTTTAGACTTGGACGCATCGGGGTTTAATCTTTGCTTTATCGTATTAGTTCACAGTATATATTTGTACTAAAGGTGGATTAGACACGGAAGCATTCAGACAATATCagtctgttaaaaaaaaggtaattAATGACAGTAATTACTGTATCTAAATGATTTAGAGGCATACGGGTACTCCATTAGATCCAATTAAGGAATGCGTATTAATCCAATGgattcaacatttttattactcgtttattagttttttcgTATGTCCGAGGGTGATGAAAGGTAAACATATGTTTTGTTGTTAACTAGTGACATACAGACTGACGATAAACTGATAATTATCAGTGTATAATAGGATAGAAAATAGTAGgataatatcctactaatattataaatgcgaaagtttgtaaggatgtgtgtgtgtttgttgctctttcacataaaaactactgaaccggttgcaatgaaatttggtacgtagatagctggataactggaataaaatataggcatttttttatcccgatattcctacgggatacgaacttacgcgggtgaaaccgtggggcgcagctagtaatatatcaTTGAGTATAGATTTAGGATGTAAACTATAACGCAATAGTTAAATcgcattaaatgaaaaatatgtttgcttTACAAATGTTGTTGAAAGTTTGTGTTTCGAGAATGATTAGATACCGTTTATATGATTTCCTatcatatgatattttaacatattcacaaaaacaaataatacatatttgtttattatgctCTTAGAAGCGACGCACTAATTGAGCTAGCGAGACAAACTGAAACTTGCATGTCAGCATTTTCTAATTACCCCATCTATCTGGCTACCATTCTATCCATGTGGCTAGATTAAATTGGATAAATGATAAATCTGTCTTCAAGATAAAGGCATATTACTGTTTGTTTTACTACATACAAAGACACAAAATTACTTGAAAGTTTGTGTAAAAAGTACACGGAAACTTACTTACTACGTATTCTTTACAGGTTTCCTTTAAAACATCATACAAAAGATTAATTACTCACTACAATATCGTAGTTATAAAACCGTATACAGGTCGGGTTTGACCGCGATGGAATTTCATTTCCTACGCCAGTAGTTAGCTTGCAGCATCGATAGCCATTTGCATAGAGTACTGGATAAATATTCCGCTTTTTATGGGAGGTACAAACGAATATTTTCCTAACTACGAATTGGTAGCAGCGGCATGCGTGTGATACAAttggtttgtttgtatgttgatGAATACTGTGAATTTAGTCAGATGAGAAAAGATTTTATGTTTACTACatgaatgtaatatattataatctacttTAAGTTCGTTTTTATGTGTCGTGATAATGTTATTGCCGCGGTATTTCTGTaccaatttttatcaaaatctgttcagtggtTTCTCAATCTGTTGGtggtaatattagtagggataacaCAACGCGATTTTATCACAACGAGCAATTTCTTGCAGAcgtaaaaaagcaaaaatgcattaaattgaattcaaaataaatcatttggtACCTATATTCTCTTTAGTACAAAGCCACATAAAGACAAGCTTCCATTTCCCTTTGTCGTTAATATAGAAAGTCATCCAGCGCTAATAATTTCGTGTCATATTCACAAGTCGCGTCGCAGGAATTCTAGACGGTCTTTAGCTGAGTTTATTTCTTCTAAAATTGAACTTCGACCCCTGCGTATATCGGTATGGAGttgataaattgaatttatatgggatttagttttattgtatactcGACGCTcctcccggctccgcccggatatcaagattcttgttttatcccaTAAGAGCGTCTAatcaagataaaaagtatcctttcacccaagtcagctcgtacactgtctgtataccaaatttcatcaaaatctgttctgTAGTTTcggcgtgattgacggacaaacatccaaacgaaTTCACATTTCTATGATAGTATGATTATTTTCAAACCTTGACCCGCCTGACCGATCAGAGGTAATGTTTTACGAGCATAGTTATTATATGGGTGTATTTATGTGACAACATCTTATGGACGAATAATGACCTCGAGAGGTTTTTTTCTTAGATGTAGTGGGTTTGCGAATGCGTCGCTCTCTTTTAAgggtaagggataaagaaaggattgacaactgGAAGGAACAACGACAACTAgactgggaaaggtgaggATTCCAATAGAATTGTGGTTGTGGGTAGgctatatttaacatatacatgtatatatttaaacattatttataagaaggATGTgggtttgtgtttttttttaccctATAAGGATATGAAATGAAAGATCGTAAAACGACCATAACAGTAAAACTTAATAGGCAGCAGTagggttttttatttttatgaaacttattcattaatgttctgtatatttatacagCTTTTATTAGAAAAGTTGTAAGAATTTGATGACAGTTGAAGTCTGAGCTAACGAATAAAACgcgcttaaatttttaatctctTGCTTTTCTAGAAATCTGGAGATCTAAAAGATATATGATTTTAGCCATTTGGCTATCTTTTAAGACTATAAGACATGGGAGGCACCaacatatagataaaaaataatcataacgATCGGCTACCCATTAAAAGTTAAGAGTTAAGTTAAAAACATTCGAATTAATAACCTCCTCATTTTCttgaagtcgattgaaaaCAGAGCTTAAATTGAAAGCGGATCACTTAGAATAGCTACGTATTAAATTCGAAGCGACGCAGCGGTCGTGAAGGTCAAATTAAATGTGTTGAATAAACAATAGCATGTTAACATGTGATTAAGGGGCAAGCGGCTGCAAGCGCTACAGGAAGTGGATCGTAAAGCGATTCCGGCGGAGGCTACGGCCATATTGGTGTCAGAATCAAGCACTTCTTTTATTAGACTTCTTTTGAAACGCTTTTGACGTACTATACGTTGATGAATCTTCCACTGGCtcgaaattaagaaatatagatTAGCTTTTCATCTTCTTCTATCCCGAATCTGTagtaatcctacttcctactaaaattataaatgtgaaagtttgtgaggatgtgtgtgtgtttgtttctctttcacgcaaaaactgcaaaccgattgcaatgaaattgtgatacgtagacagctggacaactggaataacatagaggcaactttttatcccgatattcctacgggatacggacttatacgggtgaaaccgcggtgcgtagctggtt
Coding sequences:
- the LOC119839875 gene encoding uncharacterized protein LOC119839875; this encodes MADTPATSIIEGTVKFRDGKKWKSRWCVMRKLSPVADCVHLQLYKDLKERQKNGQTKASLSLQQYLGFESGFTLDKESNTLAILCEDVVPVLAFDTREILIQWRVKVQHNLGSSKEFAAVLISAPSPSGAKPGPVRLHACGPRLALCACRPPEVLALWDVKLLRRFGVVDKRFCVEGGSRCGKGEGLFVFAAEAGRELSDLLNAYSHEAQSRLSVASRSGSEKRFSDTSSCLDDCFHQSMRSVSPAWAAPASQTMHCLSDLDSSLDSEDKFRRPTSLPRCSSCIGKISHLTRSSTMNTPGSLMSPVWTMENILEKRSDSDRASIYSRSSGSASEYSVPRGGCLLDKSFDSKRASPVACCTPTIPVKTGNTCQCWQQPKPCCCRKKSFNGPYENYDVPKTPMPLIQEHPADVHVDAASLYDTPKKLKCLIGQPCGCNHNETKNDDNQNNIESTCDNSVNENSNYVNVAPAPNKPQIDLSNYANIDRATLEEFESSLRILRSAGFSQEELDALEDIPEHDDDISTATNNTVHQTDCCNDHLNYIHMEPENSCSSNSKNCSDNVSRISHVSDPTHSETDTTISTRRSSSADFTKRQDDDFLNPRVCFTPTVIRRTCKTDCINEGVPTKNPEKEFKVPEPKTENILVARFRDAVKIRRSSSVPSKSDKNRDSSSSNDSGVSTGSLKHHKGDFNEFETPVTNSKAAKKHSKKPFRISLTPVHTPFANSGSTDPLKNLTFQFEEVATLAKSNSCDVDTLTRRKKRNGDADSTARHSNVTSHTSSGASDTSDYMESLSVSSYSSCDAPDRHVARPRSGKEYASIDRAHLICDITN